From Panicum hallii strain FIL2 chromosome 2, PHallii_v3.1, whole genome shotgun sequence, a single genomic window includes:
- the LOC112880213 gene encoding protein trichome birefringence-like 14 — translation MKGGCPHRLLVSKLCFGLVLLLTVPIIVLLLEGAPVLTIFSTTPEQLKVLSHGILQQQEQEHLEDDGASLAGFPGPASRSHTHKSRGKVNKDCNYAKGKWVADEKRPLYSGNECKQWLSKMWACRMMRRAHFSYENYRWQPHGCEMPEFTGPNLLKRMKNQTLAFVGDSLGRQQFQSMMCIATGGKYSPEVEDVGWKYGLVKAPGALRPDGWAYQFPATNTTVLFYWSATLSELEPLNAERAVTSYALHLDRPVTFLKKYLNSFDILVLNTGHHWNRGKFNGNHWQLYADGKPIGNGSRLADLNRAKNHTLHSIARWVDSELARHPQMKVFLRTISPRHFVNGDWNTGGTCGNTIPLSNGSEVLQDHSIDIPAESAVKGTRVKLLDITAISKLRDEGHISNSTFRKGSTGINDCLHWCLPGIPDMWNELLFAQI, via the exons ATGAAAGGTGGATGTCCGCATAGGCTCCTCGTCAGCAAGCTATGCTTCGGCCTGGTGCTTCTCCTCACTGTACCGATCATTGTTTTGTTACTGGAAGGAGCCCCGGTCCTCACAATCTTTAGCACAACACCAGAGCAATTAAAAGTTCTCTCTCATG GCATCCTACAGCAGCAGGAGCAGGAACATCTTGAAGATGATGGAGCAAGCCTAGCTGGATTTCCAGGTCCAGCTTCCAGAAGCCACACGCACAAAAGTAGGGGCAAAGTGAACAAAG ATTGTAACTATGCAAAGGGGAAGTGGGTAGCAGATGAGAAGCGACCACTGTATTCTGGTAATGAGTGTAAGCAATGGCTGTCGAAAATGTGGGCTTGTCGAATGATGCGGCGTGCACATTTCTCCTATGAGAATTATCGGTGGCAGCCACATGGTTGTGAGATGCCTGAGTTTACAGGGCCTAACTTATTAAAAAG GATGAAAAACCAAACTCTTGCTTTTGTTGGTGATTCACTTGGCAGACAGCAATTTCAGTCGATGATGTGTATAGCAACTGGTGGCAAATACAGCCCAGAGGTCGAAGATGTTGGTTGGAAATATGGCCTTGTCAAGGCCCCAGGTGCTTTAAGACCTGATGGGTGGGCTTATCAATTTCCAGCGACCAACACAACCGTTCTTTTCTACTGGTCTGCTACTCTCTCTGAGTTGGAACCTTTGAATGCAGAACGTGCAGTGACCAGCTATGCATTGCATCTTGATCGGCCAGTTACATTTTTGAAGAAGTATCTTAACAGTTTTGATATTCTAGTACTTAACACCGGCCATCACTGGAACAGAGGGAAATTCAATGGAAATCATTGGCAATTGTATGCCGATGGGAAGCCTATAGGCAATGGTAGTAGGCTTGCAGACCTCAACCGCGCAAAAAACCATACACTGCATAGCATTGCCAGATGGGTGGATTCAGAACTTGCGCGGCATCCTCAGATGAAAGTTTTCCTCAGGACAATTTCACCAAGGCACTTTGTAAATGGTGACTGGAACACAGGTGGAACATGTGGAAATACCATTCCCTTATCTAATGGAAGTGAGGTCTTGCAGGACCATTCAATTGATATACCTGCAGAAAGTGCTGTGAAGGGGACTAGGGTTAAGCTTTTGGATATCACTGCTATCTCAAAACTACGGGATGAGGGGCATATCTCAAACTCTACTTTCAGAAAAGGTTCGACAGGAATCAATGACTGCTTGCACTGGTGCCTGCCTGGTATACCAGATATGTGGAATGAGCTCCTCTTTGCACAGATTTAG